A genomic region of Dunckerocampus dactyliophorus isolate RoL2022-P2 chromosome 10, RoL_Ddac_1.1, whole genome shotgun sequence contains the following coding sequences:
- the dr1 gene encoding protein Dr1 isoform X1, producing the protein MASSSGNDDDLTIPRAAINKMIKETLPNVRVANDARELVVNCCTEFIHLISSEANDICNKSDKKTISPEHVINALESLGFASYITEVKDVLQECKTVALKRRKASSRLENLGIPEEELLRQQQELFAKARQQQAELAQQEWLQMQQAAQQAQMAAASASTAQQAGSSQDEEDEDDM; encoded by the exons ATGGCCTCATCTTCGGGCAACGACGACGACCTGACCATCCCGCGCGCCGCCATCAACAAGATGATTAAGGAGACGCTGCCCAACGTGCGCGTGGCCAATGACGCGCGCGAGTTGGTGGTGAATTGCTGCACTGAGTTCATCCACCTAATCTCCTCTGAAGCCAACGACATCTGCAACAAGTCCGACAAGAAGACCATCTCGCCAGAGCACGTCATTAATG CTCTGGAGAGCCTGGGCTTTGCCTCCTACATCACTGAGGTGAAGGACGTCCTGCAGGAGTGTAAGACTGTTGCCCTCAAGAGGAGGAAGGCCAGCTCCCGCTTGGAGAATCTGGGAATACCTGAAGAGGAGTTGCTAAGGCAGCAGCAGGAGCTCTTTGCCAAG GCCCGGCAGCAGCAGGCAGAACTGGCCCAACAGGAGTGGCTTCAGATGCAGCAGGCGGCCCAGCAGGCCCAGATGGCGGCTGCGTCTGCCAGCACTGCCCAGCAGGCCGGTTCCTCTCAGGATGAAGAAGATGAGGACGACATGTGA
- the dr1 gene encoding protein Dr1 isoform X2 has translation MASSSGNDDDLTIPRAAINKMIKETLPNVRVANDARELVVNCCTEFIHLISSEANDICNKSDKKTISPEHVINALESLGFASYITEVKDVLQECKTVALKRRKASSRLENLGIPEEELLRQQQELFAKAEMLGPPNRGLVEARSDQGTRFHFGNHVDLAKTGW, from the exons ATGGCCTCATCTTCGGGCAACGACGACGACCTGACCATCCCGCGCGCCGCCATCAACAAGATGATTAAGGAGACGCTGCCCAACGTGCGCGTGGCCAATGACGCGCGCGAGTTGGTGGTGAATTGCTGCACTGAGTTCATCCACCTAATCTCCTCTGAAGCCAACGACATCTGCAACAAGTCCGACAAGAAGACCATCTCGCCAGAGCACGTCATTAATG CTCTGGAGAGCCTGGGCTTTGCCTCCTACATCACTGAGGTGAAGGACGTCCTGCAGGAGTGTAAGACTGTTGCCCTCAAGAGGAGGAAGGCCAGCTCCCGCTTGGAGAATCTGGGAATACCTGAAGAGGAGTTGCTAAGGCAGCAGCAGGAGCTCTTTGCCAAG GCTGAGATGCTCGGCCCTCCCAACCGAGGATTGGTTGAAGCCAGATCAGACCAAGGCACTCGGTTTCATTTTGGAAATCATGTGGACCTTGCTAAGACTGGTTGGTGA